The following proteins are encoded in a genomic region of Canis lupus familiaris isolate Mischka breed German Shepherd chromosome 6, alternate assembly UU_Cfam_GSD_1.0, whole genome shotgun sequence:
- the ZG16 gene encoding zymogen granule membrane protein 16 has product MLTIALLALLCASASANAIQARSSSYNGEYGGGGGERFSHSGNQLEGPITALRVRVNRYYIVGLQVRYGKVWSDYVGGTQGDLEEIFLHPGESVIQVSGKYKYYLRKLVFVTDKGRYLPFGKDTGTSFNAVPLYPNTVLRFISGRASSLINAIGLHWDVYPSDCSSC; this is encoded by the exons ATGTTGACCATTGCTCTTCTGGCCCTACTCTGTGCATCAGCCTCGGCCAATGCCA TTCAGGCTAGGTCCTCCTCATACAATGGAGAGTAtggaggtggtggaggggagcGATTCTCCCATTCTGGCAACCAGCTGGAAGGCCCTATCACCGCCCTCCGTGTCCGGGTCAACAGATACTACATTGTAGG CCTCCAGGTGCGCTATGGCAAGGTATGGAGCGACTACGTGGGTGGCACCCAGGGAGATCTGGAAGAGATCTTCCTGCACCCCGGGGAGTCAGTGATCCAGGTGTCTGGCAAGTACAAGTACTACCTGAGGAAGCTGGTCTTCGTGACGGACAAGGGCCGCTACCTGCCTTTTGGGAAAGACACAGGCACGAGCTTCAACGCCGTCCCCTTGTACCCCAACACTGTGCTCCGATTCATCAGCGGCCGTGCTAGCTCCCTCATCAATGCCATTGGCCTGCACTGGGACGTCTACCCCAGTGACTGCAGCAGTTGCTGA